In Rutidosis leptorrhynchoides isolate AG116_Rl617_1_P2 chromosome 2, CSIRO_AGI_Rlap_v1, whole genome shotgun sequence, one genomic interval encodes:
- the LOC139891571 gene encoding dof zinc finger protein DOF4.6-like isoform X2 gives MEEILAQNTTTTSNNNNYLSKPSSSSLSIERKIKPQKAKAVNCPRCDSTNTKFCYYNNYSLSQPRYFCKTCRRYWTEGGTLRNIPVGGGSKKNKRSSSSSSSSYNSSVSKKLPDLVGPSASTTHLISQNPRIHQDHYGQDLNLGFSTHNFKNVSEFIQVPNFDTTRNANSSASNTSSTITTSSAQLSALELLTGVTTRGTMNSFMPIPIPIPDPNSVYSESMIPMPEFKIPSLNFTLDRMGNGNSGGAYGNSLQESNNGRLLFPFEELKTNTTHDDDDPNVEQNRGQNGDSNGFWSGMMGGGSW, from the coding sequence ATGGAAGAAATACTAGCACAAAACACCACAACCACAAGTAATAATAACAACTATCTTTCAAAGCCATCTTCAAGTTCTTTATCTATTGAAAGAAAAATCAAACCACAAAAAGCAAAAGCTGTAAATTGTCCACGTTGTGATTCGACGAACACGAAATTCTGTTATTACAACAATTACAGTCTTTCACAACCAAGATACTTTTGCAAGACTTGTAGAAGGTATTGGACTGAAGGTGGGACCCTTAGAAATATTCCTGTTGGTGGTGGATCAAAAAAGAACaagagatcatcatcatcatcatcatcatcgtataatTCTTCGGTATCGAAAAAGCTTCCTGATTTAGTTGGACCTTCAGCATCTACAACACACCTAATATCTCAAAACCCTAGGATCCATCAGGATCATTATGGGCAAGATCTAAATTTAGGGTTTTCAACTCACAATTTCAAGAATGTTTCTGAATTTATTCAAGTACCTAACTTTGATACTACAAGGAATGCAAATTCTTCGGCTTCGAATACTAGTAGTACAATTACTACTTCTTCAGCTCAACTTTCAGCTTTGGAGCTGTTAACTGGAGTTACAACAAGGGGTACAATGAATTCTTTTATGCCGATTCCGATTCCGATTCCTGATCCGAATTCAGTTTATTCAGAGTCAATGATTCCGATGCCGGAATTCAAGATTCCATCACTTAATTTTACTCTAGATAGAATGGGAAATGGTAATAGTGGTGGTGCATATGGAAATAGTCTCCAAGAAAGTAACAATGGAAGGCTTTTATTTCCATTTGAAGAACTGAAAACAAACACaactcatgatgatgatgatcctaATGTTGAGCAAAATAGAGGTCAAAATGGTGATTCTAATGGCTTTTGGAGTGGAATGATGGGTGGAGGCTCATGGTAA
- the LOC139891571 gene encoding dof zinc finger protein DOF4.6-like isoform X1 codes for MDRPHWPQEIVVKPMEEILAQNTTTTSNNNNYLSKPSSSSLSIERKIKPQKAKAVNCPRCDSTNTKFCYYNNYSLSQPRYFCKTCRRYWTEGGTLRNIPVGGGSKKNKRSSSSSSSSYNSSVSKKLPDLVGPSASTTHLISQNPRIHQDHYGQDLNLGFSTHNFKNVSEFIQVPNFDTTRNANSSASNTSSTITTSSAQLSALELLTGVTTRGTMNSFMPIPIPIPDPNSVYSESMIPMPEFKIPSLNFTLDRMGNGNSGGAYGNSLQESNNGRLLFPFEELKTNTTHDDDDPNVEQNRGQNGDSNGFWSGMMGGGSW; via the exons ATGGACAGACCTCACTGGCCACAG GAGATAGTGGTGAAGCCCATGGAAGAAATACTAGCACAAAACACCACAACCACAAGTAATAATAACAACTATCTTTCAAAGCCATCTTCAAGTTCTTTATCTATTGAAAGAAAAATCAAACCACAAAAAGCAAAAGCTGTAAATTGTCCACGTTGTGATTCGACGAACACGAAATTCTGTTATTACAACAATTACAGTCTTTCACAACCAAGATACTTTTGCAAGACTTGTAGAAGGTATTGGACTGAAGGTGGGACCCTTAGAAATATTCCTGTTGGTGGTGGATCAAAAAAGAACaagagatcatcatcatcatcatcatcatcgtataatTCTTCGGTATCGAAAAAGCTTCCTGATTTAGTTGGACCTTCAGCATCTACAACACACCTAATATCTCAAAACCCTAGGATCCATCAGGATCATTATGGGCAAGATCTAAATTTAGGGTTTTCAACTCACAATTTCAAGAATGTTTCTGAATTTATTCAAGTACCTAACTTTGATACTACAAGGAATGCAAATTCTTCGGCTTCGAATACTAGTAGTACAATTACTACTTCTTCAGCTCAACTTTCAGCTTTGGAGCTGTTAACTGGAGTTACAACAAGGGGTACAATGAATTCTTTTATGCCGATTCCGATTCCGATTCCTGATCCGAATTCAGTTTATTCAGAGTCAATGATTCCGATGCCGGAATTCAAGATTCCATCACTTAATTTTACTCTAGATAGAATGGGAAATGGTAATAGTGGTGGTGCATATGGAAATAGTCTCCAAGAAAGTAACAATGGAAGGCTTTTATTTCCATTTGAAGAACTGAAAACAAACACaactcatgatgatgatgatcctaATGTTGAGCAAAATAGAGGTCAAAATGGTGATTCTAATGGCTTTTGGAGTGGAATGATGGGTGGAGGCTCATGGTAA